A section of the Babesia microti strain RI chromosome I, complete genome genome encodes:
- a CDS encoding Choline/ethanolamine kinase (overlaps_old_locusTagID:BBM_I00910), translating to MDNELGYNILSDEFTPIRLLSDVEDGFDLENKNEGTSDECKLFEAQDLKTVDSNASPTKDIIPSGKHSYDDIRLELDDKGNYSIDSIANVCINNIKGWNHLSKTNLNVNAITLGTSSTLFSVEVHKNVESVNVRKVFFRIYSQKAYELYDNSFESEVFEMLAKCKLGPKLIAYTYGGRIEEWIDGNVLTYDQLQDISILKSVAELISVMHRKLHTKVAPFHWDRNPSLIRYLNRWSNGSLRGPLINQKRVNLHRWVEEKNIYCEALKNYVKTHKSLAFNLGFCHNDVHENNIMMDLKGRLRLVDFEYSGFNYVGCDIGNVIVESMIDYSSESPSKYKICYEKHMDDNIKREFVAFYISNMQESKVDAYSEVVDDFIHCVDILTLGLHLYWGFWSVLRASAAPMEKKQPLDFIKYANERFSMYIKAKDTLESDFIQYLEKAKRGNS from the exons ATGGATAATGAACTTGGGTATAATATCTTATCTGACGAATTCACACCGATACGACTTTTGTCTGACGTAGAAGACGGCTttgatttggaaaataaaaatgagGGG ACCTCGGATGAATGCAAACTTTTTGAGGCACAGGACTTGAAAACTGTCGATTCCAATGCATCTCCAACCAAAGACATAATTCCAAGCGGAAAGCATAGTTATGATGACATTCGATTGGAACTAGATGATAAGGGTAATTATAGCATTGACTCTATCGCAAATGTTTGCATCAATAACATTAAAGGCTGGAACCACCTCTCCAAAACCaatttaaatgtaaatgCTATCACTCTTGGCACTAGCAGTACACTTTTTTCTGTGGAAGTTCACAAAAATGTTGAGTCTGTCAACGTACGGAAAGTATTCTTTCGGATATACAGCCAAAAGGCATATGAACTGTatgataattcatttgaaaGTGAAGTTTTTGAAATGCTAGCTAAGTGTAAATTGGGGCCAAAGCTAATAGCTTACACTTAT GGTGGCAGGATTGAGGAATGGATTGATGGCAATGTACTAACCTATGATCAATTACAGGATATAAGCATTCTTAAGAGTGTGGCAGAGCTT ATCTCTGTAATGCATAGAAAATTGCATACTAAAGTTGCTCCTTTCCATTGGGACAGAAATCCATCATTGATTCGTTACCTTAATCGCTGGTCTAACGGATCATTAAGGGGGCCCTTGATTAATCAAAAAAGGGTCAATTTGCATAGGTGGGTTGAGGAAaagaatatttattgtgAAGCACTCAAGAATTACGTTAAGACACACAAGTCTTTAGCTTTCAATCTGGGATTCTGTCATAATGATGTACATGAgaataatataatgatg GATCTAAAGGGGAGGCTTAGATTGGTTGATTTCGAATACTCTGGATTTAACTACGTGGGTTGTGACATTGGAAATGTGATAGTTGAATCTATGATTGATTATTCTTCAGAATCGCCTTcgaaatacaaaatatgcTACGAAAAACACATGGATGACAACATTAAGAGAGAATTTGTCGCTTTTTATATTTCCAATATGCAAGAATCCAAAGTGGATGCTTATAGTGAAGTTGTGGATGATTTTATACATTGTGTCGATATACTAACCCTTGGTCTTCACTTGTATTGGGGATTTTGGAGTGTTTTAag GGCTTCTGCTGCCCCTATGGAAAAAAAACAGCCTTTAGActttataaaatatgcaaaCGAGAGGTTTTCGATGTATATTAAGGCGAAGGATACACTTGAATCTGACTTTATTCAATACCTTGAAAAGGCTAAACGCGGGAATTCCTGA
- a CDS encoding transcription elongation factor S-II (overlaps_old_locusTagID:BBM_I00915): MLDTLLNAKSTFDSFLESVKTQEESYDSLIDSISSTLSSIANLEVTREILTETKVGVSVQKIAKEKIYPISEQAENVIAGWKKALDNQKNRNIVSPPEKIRHVEQSATINDYSGPLTNDPSRNKALSILYKAFLKGFPQNSPQPSNKVASELIYNLEQHVFESFHEKRLYAQQIKSIRFNLQDNNNTQLNYNLHVGEITPQQLATMAPQDMASEKLKRKREMVLKESMLACQSDWAVKNILLSSKTPGQFTCFKCKQSKTVYTQVQTRSSDEPMTTFVTCLVCQNRWKF; encoded by the exons ATGCTGGATACGCTTCTCAATGCCAAGTCAACCTTCGATTCATTTTTGGAATCTGTGAAGACACAG GAGGAATCTTACGACAGTTTGATAGACTCAATATCTTCGACATTGAGTTCGATAGCAAATTTAGAAGTAACACGGGAAATATTGACTGAGACAAAAGTTGGTGTATCTGTACAGAAAATCGCAAAAGAAAAAATCTATCCGATAAGTGAGCAAGCAGAAAACGTGATTGCTGGATGGAAAAAGGCTTTAGACAATCAAAAGAATAGAAATATAGTGTCACCCCCTGAAAAAATAAGGCATGTAGAACAATCAGCCACTATCAATGATTACTCAGGGCCATTGACAAACGATCCATCCAGAAATAAAGCACTTAGCATTTTATATAAAGCTTTTTTGAAAGGGTTTCCCCAAAATTCGCCACAACCGTCCAATAAAGTTGCATCggaattaatatacaactTGGAACAACATGTATTTGAGTCTTTCCATGAGAAGAGATTATATGCACAACAAATTAAATCTATCAGGTTCAACTTGCAAGACAACAACAATACACAATTGAACTACAATCTCCATGTGGGCGAGATTACTCCTCAACAATTAGCGACGATGGCTCCGCAGGATATGGCTTCGGAAAAGTTGAAGAGGAAGAGAGAAATGGTACTGAAGGAGAGCATGCTGGCTTGCCAATCCGATTGGGCTGTGAAAAATATCCTTCTTTCTAGCAAAACTCCGGGCCAATTCACTTGTTTCAAATGTAAACAAAGCAAAACTGTTTATACACAGGTTCAAACTAGGTCTAGTGATGAACCTATGACAACCTTCGTCACATGTTTGGTCTGTCAAAACAGGTGGAAGTTTTAG
- a CDS encoding hypothetical protein (overlaps_old_locusTagID:BBM_I00920;~overlaps_old_locusTagID:BBM_I00925), translated as MQRPHWKENQFGGVPNSKYPNAGRGIDRFDKSKDDKDNSYLDKKLNDSKKVDPKKSQGPSRDDSSPKRGREDDNAQLRKKVKTTEVCSNPISELGQNILKMLKSVYNSVFGSKKD; from the coding sequence ATGCAAAGGCCTCATTGGAAAGAGAACCAATTTGGTGGTGTGCCGAATAGCAAATATCCTAATGCAGGTCGTGGAATTGATAGGTTTGATAAATCTAAGGATGATAAGGATAATAGTTATCTTGATAagaaattaaatgattcaAAGAAGGTTGATCCAAAGAAATCCCAAGGTCCATCCCGTGACGATTCATCTCCAAAGAGAGGAAGAGAAGATGATAACGCTCAACTTCGGAAAAAGGTGAAGACTACAGAAGTTTGTAGCAATCCTATATCGGAATTAGGACAAAACATACTTAAAATGCTCAAAAGTGTATATAATTCTGTTTTCGGTTCCAAAAAAGATTAA
- a CDS encoding EMG1, NEP1, essential for mitotic growth 1 (overlaps_old_locusTagID:BBM_I00920;~overlaps_old_locusTagID:BBM_I00925): MKLIATIILDGAEIEIENYKLKTEGLRPDILHQCLITLLDTPLSKHGKLRVFFRTISNQLFYISRKCRIPRASNEFNLFITELVTKFKIRSRETNGILAQAVKGNLTTLFGNNIIGLSSKGAPMNSDDWNDFKLASQIHDKTITNQPYTADYDPDGGNPIDLITGIPPFVIGVRAHEGLKDGTATKLVSIAPFGLSAAHCCAKLVSEIEHLWRIY; this comes from the exons atgaaACTGATAGCTACTATTATTTTAGACGGTGC AGAgattgaaattgaaaattacaAACTCAAGACGGAAGGTTTGAGGCCAGACATTCTTCATCAATGTCTGATAACTCTCCTCGACACACCCCTATCGAAG catGGAAAATTACGTGTATTTTTTAGGACAATTTCGAACCAGCTCTTTTATATAAGTCGAAAATGCAGGATTCCAAGAGCGTCTAACGAATTCAATCTATTCATAACAGAACTAGTCAccaaattcaaaatacGCTCAAGAGAGACCAACGGAATATTGGCACAGGCAGTCAAAGGCAACTTAACAACACTATTTGGCAACAATATTATTG GGTTATCCTCCAAAGGCGCACCTATGAATTCTGATGATTGGAATGATTTCAAACTAGCATCACAAATTCATGATAAAACAATAACTAATCAACCATATACGGCTGATTATGATCCAGATGGCGGAAATCCAATAGATTTAATAACGGGTATCCCGCCTTTTGTCATTGGTGTCAGGGCGCATGAAG GATTAAAGGACGGAACTGCGACAAAATTGGTTAGCATAGCACCCTTTGGGCTCAGTGCCGCA CACTGCTGCGCTAAATTAGTTTCGGAGATTGAACATTTATGGCGAATATATTAA
- a CDS encoding hypothetical protein (overlaps_old_locusTagID:BBM_I00930): MGEDYEVIEDGGFDDYASNSDCEFYPKEAGEEEAKDAENDDIVEIINDAASNGEFIALGTIPRVGQSDIISSQTTKTNNKSSNKVNRRYKKNCTESKAGDNTSITPTSSHKKDARLTSSTNVLPYSIFSKVTVNPTITNGPQLNVSGDEYVTINFPVCKMQSQQRLYIEALQSAINKNWSFINAHPDCIDLALELGMKAARDELINGKGRVPATTATNANSDSEIYHTLESLNRNVERVNIYVVALEMIQTVNPNSTSNYFHTINYKVTDPSVFNNEKFAKVDFSLQLKFKLHPGNGINCEEKDCNCHFHISAGDIIRARRVKVKYNSDNNNFVHVNLYIIGKVTSIRLWNLDKEDFNILYNGINTTITDYDLERVQTLKGFAKRILSENELLCISSYMNTLDNISTAPQDYLCFVKYAEKDSIYVIDRPDQAPVRVTFSLLIAKNVLESKNPISPGDWIKLRSFRRPLEPGKTIGPCLSCSDIARITRLWEGCKEVVTLKEYFAKSNEYFRVDSNVQPFRSIGMPSYIKRQRYSSRSGNLIDRVENTRPSLISEATKFSSVFPTDGVHQFPVKLTGLKRMNKAQSQELEEGEIVL; this comes from the exons ATGGGGGAGGATTACGAAGTAATTGAGGATGGAGGATTTGACGATTATGCATCCAACTCAGATTGTGAATTTTATCCCAAAGAAGCGGGGGAAGAGGAAGCTAAGGATGcagaaaatgatgatattgtgGAAATAATCAATGATGCCGCGTCAAATGGCGAATTTATTGCTCTAGGTACTATCCCCAGGGTAGGGCAATCCGATATCATTTCCAGCCAAACAACGAAAACCAACAATAAGTCAAGCAACAAAGTCAATAGAAGGTATAAGAAAAATTGCACTGAATCTAAGGCTGGTGATAATACATCAATTACTCCAACTTCGTCGCACAAAAAAGACGCTAGATTAACAAGTTCTACAAACGTACTTCCATACTCTATATTCTCAAAAGTCACTGTAAATCCAACCATCACTAATGGTCCACAATTAAATGTGAGCGGTGATGAGTATGTGACGATAAATTTTCCCGTTTGTAAAATGCAATCGCAACAGAGACTCTATATTGAAGCACTACAATCGGCAATTAATAAAAACTGGAGCTTTATAAATGCCCATCCTGATTGTATTGATTTGGCCTTGGAATTAGGGATGAAAGCTGCCAGGgatgaattgattaatgGAAAAGGTAGAGTGCCCGCAACTACTGCCACAAATGCTAATTCTGACAGTGAAATTTATCATACATTAGAATCGCTGAATAGAAATGTAGAAAGGGTTAATATTTACGTTGTGGCATTGGAAATGATACAAACTGTAAATCCTAACAGTACATCCAATTATTTTCACACGATTAACTATAAAGTCACTGACCCTTCTGTGtttaataatgaaaaatttgctaaGGTAGATTTCTCACTTCAGCTAAAATTCAAGTTGCATCCTG GTAATGGTATAAACTGCGAAGAGAAAGATTGTAATTGTCACTTTCATATATCAGCAGGAGACATAATAAGGGCCAGAAGAGTTAAAGTCAAGTACAACTCGGATAATAACAACTTTGTCCAcgtaaatttgtatattattggtAAGGTTACATCTATTCGTTTATGGAATTTGGACAAGGAGGATTTTAACATACTTTACAATGGTATCAATACAACAATAACAGATTATGATTTGGAGAGGGTGCAGACGCTGAAAGGATTTGCTAAAAGAATTTTAAGTGAGAATGAACTATTGTGTATATCTTCATATATGAATACGTTGGATAACATAAGTACTGCACCACAGGATTATCTGTGTTTTGTCAAATATGCTGAAAAGGATTCCATTTATGTCATTGATAGGCCGGATCAGGCGCCTGTCAGAGTCACATTCTCATTGTTAATTGCAAAGAATGTATTGGAATCCAAAAATCCAATCTCTCCCGGAGATTGGATCAAGTTGAGATCATTTCGTAGACCTCTTGAACCCGGTAAAACAATTGGTCCCTGTTTGTCCTGTTCCGACATTGCTAGAATTACTAGACTTTGGGAAGGATGCAAAGAAGTAGTTACTCTTAAAGAATATTTTGCCAAGTCAAACGAATACTTCAGGGTCGATTCCAATGTACAACCTTTTAGATCAATTGGAATGCCAAG TTATATCAAACGACAGCGTTATAGTAGTAGATCGGGGAATTTGATAGATCGGGTAGAGAATACAAGGCCATCGTTAATATCCGAGGCTACCAAATTCTCTTCTGTATTTCCAACAGATGGAGTTCATCAGTTTCCAGTCAAACTCACTGGGCTGAAGAGGATGAACAAGGCGCAATCTCAGGAATTAGAGGAGGGGGAGATAGTTTTGTAG